In Tenacibaculum sp. MAR_2010_89, the sequence TTCTATCAACGCTCCAATTTTATTTAAACTTTTAATTCTGCTTCCTGCATTAAACGGCTTCCCAAACAAAGAAACTTCTCCTGCTTGCTTTTTTAAAAGCCCTAAAATTAAACGGATGGTTGTGCTTTTTCCTGAACCATTAGGTCCAAGAAAACCATAAACACTTCCTTTAGGTACCTGAAGTGCTAAACTCTCAATATCTTTTCTTGATTTTGAATAAGAAAAATTGAGATTTTTGGTTTCTACAATTAATTGATTCATATTTTGGTTTTATTAGTTTACTTATTTCGTAAACGAATCAATTATAAATTTGTAACAAAAACCGGTGTTTTTTAACAACTAATAACCAACGAATTGCACTTAAAAAAGTATCAATTCACTAGAATACATCAAATATATTAGTTGTTTTTAATAGCAATTTTAACAGGTAATGTATATTGAGTAGTTACTGGGATTCCTCTTTTAATTGCAGGAAATATTTTAGGAAGTTTTTTAACTGAAACCTTTAGTAAACTATCTAAAACTGGTAGCTTTTCTAAAACATTTTTCGATGCTTCAATTTCTTTTAATTTAACTCTACCATAATTGTTTATGATTAAATGAACATAAATTACCTCATCCATATCTTCATCTACAATAAAATCAATTTCACTTAATGACATTGAAATTTTTTCTTGTATTTCAGCTCTAAAACAATCATTTTTGGCACTTACATCAAGTTCTTTACATTTATTAAATGAAGGTGAAACATCTACTTTAGATAAATTAATAATAGTATCAATAGCTTGTGTTTTTTTTCTTTTTAGTAAAAGAGAAATAATCACACGATACTAAAAAGAATAGAATTATACCAAAAATCACATTTCGAATGTGCATTTCACTGATTTTTAAGTGAAAATACAAAAAAACTATTAGTCTAACACTTCACCTTTTTTAAAATAGAATTTTTTTATTTCTATTATTCTTCTTTTAACCTGCACAGAAAGAATAGAATCTTTCATTTCAAATCGATTCATATAATTTTTATAATGCTTATAAGCTATTTTTTTATTTTTATAATAATTTTCAGAAACTGTTGCCAATTGATACAGTGCTTTGTGATTTTTATAGTTTTCTTTTACAGCATTACCGTATGCTTTTATTGCTTGCTTTGGCTTATTTAATTTCTCGTAGGTCCTAGCTAACTTATAATACTCAGAATCTCTTGATTCTTTACCAATGAAAGACGCAAACATATATCCTAAACTTGCCTCTTCATAATTTTTCTGATCAAAAGCAACATCTCCTAAATATCCGTAAATTTTATAATCAGAACGATCTATTCGTTTCGCTTTATTAAAATACTTCTTAGCTTCATCATACTCTTTTAAATTATAAAAACTACGTCCTAACATTTTTTGAGTATATAATTCATTTTGCTCTAATGAATCTATCTTTTGCAATAATTGAATTGCATCACCATACTTTTTTGCTCTATAAAGATTATTAATTTTTAATTTATTTAATTTGATATGGTTAGGATTAATTTGAAGTCCTTTATCAATAAACATTCTAGCAGAATCTTTATACCTTAAAGAAGTATATGATCTCGCTAAAAGCTCTATTGCCTTTAAGTGAGTTTTATCTTTCTTATAAGCTTCTAAAAAACTATTCATTTTCAAATCTCTCTTTTTTAGCATTTTATAAGCAAGCCCTTTGTAATAATAATAATTCGCATTTGAATCATCTTTATTAATAAGCTTTTTAAAAATAGTAATTGCTTTCTTCGGTTTTTTAACTTGTAAATACAGCTTCCCCAATTGATAGCTAATTAATAAATTACCTGTATCTTTGGTAACAATATCTTTGAAAATAATTATTGCTTTATGTAAGTGTTTTCTTTTTTTATACAACTTCCCCAACTTAACTCTAGTCATATAATCATCTTTTATAATCAATGCCTTTTCATAATACATAATTGCTAATTTTGTATTATCAATTGCTTCATAAATAGATGCTGTTTTCTTATGAGACAAGAATGTTTCTGGCATTTTTTTTAATGATATTAATGCCTTTTTATACCTCCCGATATTTATTAAATCATCTATAGATTTAAAAGCCGAAGTTTGCGCTTCGACTTTTATAATTCCAATAATAAAAATAATAATTACAATTTTCTTTTTCATTAAATACAATTTCATAGTTTTATTTTGATTGAAGCCAATAAATTAAATTTAATAAAAACTTATAGTTTTCTGAAGCTTCTTCAGCATTCATTCCAACTTTAAACTGACTTCTTCCTGCTAATTGAGCTGTGAACATAGCTGCTTCTCCAAAAACTGCAACTTTCCCTTTTTTATATTTTATTACAGCACCCTGTGACATATTTGTAGCTTTAAAACGTTTTGTTTTACTAGAAAATCGCCACATCGTATCTGGTAAATACACGATTAATTTTTCATTTGTTTTTAAAATAGACTGTGCTTTATTTGGTATTTTAAATGCTTGCCCTGTAAAAGTTCTAACTCTTTTAATTTTACCATATGGTGATTTATTACTTGTAATCTTATGCTTAGCTAGCATTGAATTTTTCTTAGAAAAGTCAAAAATCCCTCTTCTATCTTTATCTAATAAAAAGCTATTATAAAATTTAAATCCAAAAGCAGCTCCTAATTTTTCACTAGCTCCAGCAAATGGCATGTGATCGGCTATTAAAAATAGTGAACCTCCTTTTGCTACCCATTTTTCTATCACTTTTATTTCTTCATCCGTAAATGCACTTTTAGTAGGTATAACAAAAGGCGGTCTACTTCCAGATGCCAATGCATTTGATATAACTAAAGTTTTAATTTTTTTTAAACTATTATCAGTAAATTTATTAGTAAAACCTTTTACTGTATACCCAGCTCTTCTTAACAATGTTGCAAAAGGTTTAAACCTATTACTCACAGTATGAAAATTATTATGAGCTTCATCTACAAAAATTTCTACTGTATGACTTGCTTTTCTAACAACTGGCAAGTATTTATCATCTGCTACTTGCTGAGAAAAAAACTCTAAGTCCAAATAATAAAAAAATTAAAACTATAGTTTGTTTCATGTTAATAAACCCTAAAAATTATAGGTAAAGTATACCCTACTTTAACTGGTTTATTATTTTTTTCTCCTGGAAGCATCTTTGGTAATTTTTTTACCATACTTATAACATGTTCTTTTAATTTAGGATGTGGAGCTCTTACATTTATATTTGTTATATCTCCATTTTCATCAATCTTAAACACTGTATATATCTTATTTCTACCTGGTTTCATACCTATTTTCTTAGGTAAATTACCATCAAAATTTTCTGCTACAAATTTTTGTATACTTTTATTCAAACAAGCTTTATCTCCTTCTGGACACCCCGGAAAAGTTGGAGCTTTATCTAGTAAATCAATAGGGAGACCGCCTCCTGAAGAAATTCTTTCTTCAACTGTCATTGCTTTTCTGTGCATTCCTACTACCTTTCTACCATTAAAATCATAAAGTTTAAAATAAAAAACATCTTTATCTTTCTTTTTTTCTAAATAGGTTTCTTTAAATTTAAGAAACTCACCTTTTTCATTTTCATCTAATTCTGTTAAGCTTATTTCTTTTCCTAAAGACTCTTCATTAAAAGATATAAAAAAATCTAAATACGTTTCTTTGTTCGTTTCTTGAAATTTTTTCTTTTCTCCAAAATAAATTTTTTGAAGCTGCTTCTTTGTTCCCAAATCTTCCAATTTATTCACACTACATGAAGTATATAATATCATACTTCCTAGTATTGGAATCAACAATAAATACTTTAACTGCTTAATTTTTTTTGATTGTTTTTTCGTCATCATAATAATTCGTTTTTTGATTAATGAATGTTTATAAAATTGATTAATGAATGAAATACTTTCTACTTGAAAAATATCAGAAAGTAAATTATTTATATAGTTATCTTTTGCTACTGATTTACTTACAACAGCATCTGATATATATTCATGTACTAATGAAACCCTATGTTGATACACATATATCATTGGATTAAACCACATGACTACTCTCAAAAATTCAAAAAGTAACAAATCAATCGTATGTTTTTGTTTACTATGAACTAGTTCATGTTGAATAATTTTTTCTTGTTTATCTGAAGAAATTTCTTTTCCTAAAAAAATATAATTAAAGAATGAAAATGCTTTAGAGTTTTTAGGTAACATAATTAAGCTATACCCTTCTTTCTTTATTATTTCATTTTTTATAATTAAACGAATAACCCTACTTAATTTGTAAACAAATACAATAAAAAAAAGTAAACACCCAACAATGAACAAAACATCTAAATAGTTAATAGATTGATACCATGTTGATTTTTCAATTACTTTTTGTGGTGACAAAACAACCTCAGGCAACAAAATTGTGTACTCTAGTGATACCGCTTTTTGAAATGATGGTAACTTTACAAATGGAAGTACAAATGATAAAAGTGCAGTACTAATTAAATACACTCTGTTCTTAGTAAAAAAAGTTTCTTTACTTAAAAAGAAATCATACACTGCAACAAACAATGCTTGAAATAAAACTACTTGAATTATATAATTTATCATGACTACTTATTTTTAAAAATTTGGTAATGAAATTTTTCCACATTGTGCAAAATCATCACTCTTTTTAATTGATACTTTAACTTCCTTTGCAAACTCTTTAATCAACTTTTTATACTTCTGGGTATTTATTTCAGAAACAGAATCATAAATTCTAAATGCATACACCTTTATACCACCATCCTTATTAAAATAAATTTTATTAAAAAGTTTTATATTCTTTTTCTTCACTCCCCAATTAAAATTATTCTTTACCAGAAACTTATATAAGTTGTTATGTAATTCTGACCAAGACTTATATACTTTGCCTATACTATCTTTACTAATAGAAGGATTTAATAAATTTTGATGACTCTCATCTAGCTTTAGTTTTAGAAAATTAATTTTTTCTTTTTCCGTTTGATCTTTTAAATTAAACACTAAAACTTCTGTATCTTTTTTATCCTTTTTAGTGTTACAACCAAAAACTAAAAACATAAAAAACAAAACAATGATTACCTTACTTCTCATTTTTTTTATTCTTATCAACTTCTTTCAGAATATTTTCTAATTCAGTTATGTCCATTTTATTTTCTTTCATAAAAAAAGAAACCATACTTTTAAATGACCCGCCAAAATATCCATTCATTAATTTATGAAGACTTTGATTACTATACGATGATTTTTCAATTATTGGATAGTATACGTACCCTCTTCCTTTTGGTTTATGACCTACAAACTCTTTAGTTTCTAAAATTCTTATAATTGTTGATACTGTATTATATGCAGGTTTAGGCATGGGTAACTCTGCAATTACCTCCTTTACCGATGCTTCATTTAATTCCCATAACACTTGCATTATCTGCTCTTCTGCTTTTGTTAACTGTTTACTCATTTTATCTCTTCTTGAAATGTTATTGTTTTATTTGTTTTAGATACAATTACAAAACTATATTCACCTTTAGGCAAATTTAAAACTGTTGAATTTTGCTTTTTATGTACTTCTTTTATTTTTACTGGTACTGCTTTTGTTAAGTCATCCTTTGTTTCAAAAACTAAAATCATCAAAGGGTATTCCACTTTTAATCTTTCTAATTCTAAAGTATACATTACTTCATCTTTTTCCACTATCATTCCTTTATCTGTTTTTATTGATGAATGAAAAACTGCTATATCTGCCCACGCATTAGACCTTTTATATTTAAAAAAACTTCCATTTTTGTCTTTTAACACTGAAGGTTTTTTAACATTAAACACTTTTAGCAGTGGAGAATTTAATTTTTTGTCGCCTCTTTCAGAATATTTCGTTTGATGTATAGTTAAAGGGTTTATACCTGTATATTCTTTTAATCTTCCCGCCATGCTTTTACCCCACCTTCTATGACTCCCCTCTAATACATGATCAAAGCCACAGTGTATTAGAAATTTATCATTAGGAAACTTTTCTAATTCTTTCTGTATATTTTTAGCCTGCTCTATTTCTCTCTCTTTATTATTAACTCCGATTGTTTGCTCATAAGGGAACACGTTATATCCTATTTTTATAGCTGTTCTTATTAACTGAGAAAAATTAGGGTCATTTGTATAGTATCCACTTGTTTTAATAGGGTACCCTCTAGTATTTAACATCAAATCTTTATCCTTACCATTCGCTAAAGCTTCTAAACCTAAATGCTTATACCCTTTAGCATACAATTCTTCAAGTAATGATTTTGTAAACAACCTATGATATGAGTTATGATGCCCTTCATTTATTATCACCAATCGTGTATTTTCAGATTCATTTATTATCTCATCTTTAGCATTATGAACAGTAAAATTACTCCTTAAAGAATCTGCTTTTCGCGATGAATATAAAACCTCCCTTCCTTTAAATGCTTTATCCCATTCTTTTAAAGCGTTTAAATAATTGCCTTTCAACATAAATTCATTAGCCGATAGTTGATACTTCCAAGCTACCGTATCATTTTCTAACTTCTCTAAAATCTCAAAATCAAACTTGTATTTATTTTTAAACGATATAAGCTCTTTTACATTTCTAACTTTCTCTTTAGAGCAACTACATAAAACCATTCCTATAAAAAAAATCACTACTAGCTTTTTCATATACATTTTATTAAAAAACTCAAACATAGTTAGTCTGAAATTAATCTTATTCCTTTAACTTTAAACATTTACTGATACAAATATAACTAAAAAATTAGTTTAAACTAATTTTTTAGTTGTAAAATTGTAACAAAACATCCTTTCCATCGTCTTAACACTAGAAACTTATAGTTTTTTAAAAAAAATTGAAACTAAATTATGGATACTTTTTTGTTATTACTTGGCTTATTATTTGTTTTCTTAGGAATAATAGGATCTTTTTTACCTATTCTACCGGGACCTATCACAGGC encodes:
- a CDS encoding DUF4350 domain-containing protein, with translation MDLEFFSQQVADDKYLPVVRKASHTVEIFVDEAHNNFHTVSNRFKPFATLLRRAGYTVKGFTNKFTDNSLKKIKTLVISNALASGSRPPFVIPTKSAFTDEEIKVIEKWVAKGGSLFLIADHMPFAGASEKLGAAFGFKFYNSFLLDKDRRGIFDFSKKNSMLAKHKITSNKSPYGKIKRVRTFTGQAFKIPNKAQSILKTNEKLIVYLPDTMWRFSSKTKRFKATNMSQGAVIKYKKGKVAVFGEAAMFTAQLAGRSQFKVGMNAEEASENYKFLLNLIYWLQSK
- a CDS encoding M56 family metallopeptidase; the protein is MINYIIQVVLFQALFVAVYDFFLSKETFFTKNRVYLISTALLSFVLPFVKLPSFQKAVSLEYTILLPEVVLSPQKVIEKSTWYQSINYLDVLFIVGCLLFFIVFVYKLSRVIRLIIKNEIIKKEGYSLIMLPKNSKAFSFFNYIFLGKEISSDKQEKIIQHELVHSKQKHTIDLLLFEFLRVVMWFNPMIYVYQHRVSLVHEYISDAVVSKSVAKDNYINNLLSDIFQVESISFINQFYKHSLIKKRIIMMTKKQSKKIKQLKYLLLIPILGSMILYTSCSVNKLEDLGTKKQLQKIYFGEKKKFQETNKETYLDFFISFNEESLGKEISLTELDENEKGEFLKFKETYLEKKKDKDVFYFKLYDFNGRKVVGMHRKAMTVEERISSGGGLPIDLLDKAPTFPGCPEGDKACLNKSIQKFVAENFDGNLPKKIGMKPGRNKIYTVFKIDENGDITNINVRAPHPKLKEHVISMVKKLPKMLPGEKNNKPVKVGYTLPIIFRVY
- a CDS encoding lipopolysaccharide assembly protein LapB, with protein sequence MKKKIVIIIFIIGIIKVEAQTSAFKSIDDLINIGRYKKALISLKKMPETFLSHKKTASIYEAIDNTKLAIMYYEKALIIKDDYMTRVKLGKLYKKRKHLHKAIIIFKDIVTKDTGNLLISYQLGKLYLQVKKPKKAITIFKKLINKDDSNANYYYYKGLAYKMLKKRDLKMNSFLEAYKKDKTHLKAIELLARSYTSLRYKDSARMFIDKGLQINPNHIKLNKLKINNLYRAKKYGDAIQLLQKIDSLEQNELYTQKMLGRSFYNLKEYDEAKKYFNKAKRIDRSDYKIYGYLGDVAFDQKNYEEASLGYMFASFIGKESRDSEYYKLARTYEKLNKPKQAIKAYGNAVKENYKNHKALYQLATVSENYYKNKKIAYKHYKNYMNRFEMKDSILSVQVKRRIIEIKKFYFKKGEVLD
- a CDS encoding BlaI/MecI/CopY family transcriptional regulator, whose product is MSKQLTKAEEQIMQVLWELNEASVKEVIAELPMPKPAYNTVSTIIRILETKEFVGHKPKGRGYVYYPIIEKSSYSNQSLHKLMNGYFGGSFKSMVSFFMKENKMDITELENILKEVDKNKKNEK